One window of the Bradyrhizobium sp. NP1 genome contains the following:
- a CDS encoding glucan ABC transporter ATP-binding protein/ permease, whose amino-acid sequence MSLLRLYTRVLELLGKEARLGWILAVANLLLAAAQFAEPVLFGRIIDMLSGKPTAGGTASPWPLLLAWVAFGLFTIVCGAAVALHADRLAHRQRQVVLAGYFEHIMQLPLTFHAGTHSGRLMKVMLNGTDSLWRLWLGFFREHFAALMSVVVLLPLSLYINWRLAILLFLLCVVFTVLTTLVVRKTYGMQSEVEEHYSDLSARASDALGNVALVQSFVRIDAEVQGLRFVADQLLAVQMPVLSWWALVTVITRASTTITVLAIFTVGIALHARGLTTVGEIVMFVSFATMLIQKLEQVVSFINSVFMEAPRLAEFFNVLDAVPAVRDRPDAIEVGRLSGLVEFSDVSFSYDGKRPAVEDISFTVLPGETIALVGPTGAGKSTAIALLHRAFDPQSGFIRIDGMDVRGLKLAALRRNIGVVFQEALLFNRSIASNLRVGKPEATDAELRAACARAQALEFVERSERKFDTQVGERGRMLSGGERQRLSIARALLKDPPILILDEATSALDAITEAKVNAALDEVMKGRTTFVIAHRLSTIRKATRILVFENGRVIESGTFDELVAKGGHFAELARAQFMVHAKEAEPQRPHGAKADVKL is encoded by the coding sequence ATGTCTCTGCTTCGGCTCTATACCCGCGTCCTCGAACTGCTCGGCAAGGAAGCGCGACTCGGCTGGATACTCGCCGTCGCCAACCTGCTGCTCGCGGCTGCGCAGTTCGCCGAACCGGTGCTGTTCGGCCGCATCATCGACATGCTCTCCGGCAAGCCGACGGCCGGCGGCACCGCCTCGCCCTGGCCGCTGCTGCTCGCCTGGGTGGCGTTCGGCCTGTTCACGATCGTTTGCGGCGCGGCGGTGGCGCTGCACGCCGACCGCCTGGCGCACCGCCAGCGCCAGGTGGTGCTGGCCGGCTATTTCGAGCACATCATGCAGCTGCCGCTGACCTTCCATGCCGGCACCCATTCGGGCCGGCTGATGAAGGTGATGCTCAACGGCACCGACTCGCTGTGGCGGCTCTGGCTCGGTTTCTTCCGCGAGCATTTCGCCGCGCTGATGTCGGTGGTGGTGCTGCTGCCGCTCTCGCTCTACATCAACTGGCGGCTCGCCATCCTGCTGTTCCTGCTCTGCGTGGTGTTCACGGTCCTGACCACCCTCGTGGTGCGCAAGACCTACGGCATGCAGAGCGAGGTCGAGGAGCACTACAGCGACCTGTCGGCGCGCGCCTCCGACGCGCTCGGCAACGTGGCGCTGGTGCAGAGCTTCGTGCGCATCGACGCCGAGGTACAGGGGTTGCGATTCGTCGCCGACCAGCTGCTCGCGGTTCAGATGCCGGTGCTGTCGTGGTGGGCGCTGGTCACCGTGATCACCCGCGCCTCCACCACCATCACGGTTCTCGCGATCTTCACCGTCGGCATCGCGCTGCACGCCCGCGGCCTCACCACGGTCGGCGAGATCGTGATGTTCGTGAGCTTCGCCACCATGCTGATCCAGAAGCTCGAACAGGTCGTGAGCTTCATCAACAGCGTGTTCATGGAGGCGCCGCGGCTGGCCGAATTCTTCAACGTGCTGGACGCGGTGCCCGCGGTGCGCGACCGGCCCGACGCGATCGAGGTCGGGCGGCTGTCCGGCCTGGTCGAGTTCAGCGACGTCTCGTTCTCCTATGACGGCAAGCGTCCGGCGGTCGAGGACATCTCCTTCACCGTGCTGCCCGGCGAGACCATCGCGCTGGTCGGGCCGACCGGCGCCGGCAAGTCGACGGCGATCGCGCTGCTGCACCGCGCCTTCGATCCGCAATCCGGCTTCATCCGGATCGACGGCATGGACGTGCGCGGGCTGAAGCTCGCGGCGCTGCGGCGGAACATCGGCGTGGTGTTCCAGGAGGCGCTCCTGTTCAACCGTTCGATCGCGAGCAACCTGCGGGTCGGCAAGCCCGAGGCCACCGACGCCGAGCTGCGCGCGGCCTGTGCCCGCGCCCAGGCGCTGGAATTCGTCGAGCGCAGCGAGAGGAAGTTCGACACCCAGGTCGGCGAGCGCGGGCGCATGCTGTCCGGCGGCGAGCGGCAGCGGCTGTCGATCGCGCGCGCGCTCCTGAAGGACCCGCCGATCCTGATCCTGGACGAGGCGACCAGCGCGCTCGACGCGATCACCGAGGCCAAGGTCAACGCCGCGCTCGACGAGGTGATGAAGGGCCGCACCACCTTTGTGATCGCGCATCGGCTGTCGACGATCCGCAAGGCAACGCGCATCCTGGTGTTCGAGAACGGCCGCGTGATCGAAAGTGGAACTTTCGACGAACTGGTGGCGAAAGGCGGTCATTTTGCGGAACTGGCGCGAGCCCAGTTCATGGTGCACGCCAAGGAGGCCGAGCCGCAGCGGCCGCACGGTGCGAAAGCTGACGTCAAGTTGTGA
- the hisE gene encoding phosphoribosyl-ATP diphosphatase: protein MSDSLERLYRAVLAARDLDPATSRTARLFQRGPTKMAKKLAEEAIEVVIDAVNADADAVVRESADLLYNLTVLWAASGVRPDDVWREMARRENMLGIAEKLPKTAVKVPPKAAAPRLARRPIVALDGRALRKRH from the coding sequence ATGAGTGATTCGCTCGAACGGCTTTATCGCGCAGTGCTCGCGGCCCGGGATCTCGACCCGGCGACGTCGCGTACCGCACGGCTGTTCCAGCGCGGTCCCACCAAGATGGCCAAGAAGCTCGCCGAAGAGGCGATCGAGGTCGTGATCGACGCCGTCAATGCCGACGCCGACGCGGTGGTGCGCGAGAGCGCCGACCTGCTCTACAATCTGACGGTGCTGTGGGCGGCGTCCGGCGTGCGTCCCGACGACGTCTGGCGCGAGATGGCGCGGCGCGAGAATATGCTCGGGATCGCCGAGAAGCTGCCGAAAACGGCCGTCAAGGTGCCGCCCAAGGCCGCCGCACCGCGGCTCGCCCGGCGACCAATTGTCGCGCTCGACGGCCGCGCCTTGCGCAAGCGCCACTGA
- the minC gene encoding septum site-determining protein MinC — MDANAETARQPVRLRGRSYVAFVFSPVVPIVEWLAEIDATLARSPGFFIGKPVVLDLGAVELSRAAVQHLILSLEKRNIRILGVEGVEPAVLSSTMPPLLTGGRHCAIREAEPEKPELKQPPNSLLLNSPVRSGQSIFFPDGDVTILGSVGSGAEIVAGGSIHVYGTLRGRAMAGVNGNASARIYCQKIEAELLAIDGYYQTAEELDASLRNRPAQAWLEGDVMRITPLN; from the coding sequence ATGGACGCAAACGCCGAGACCGCCCGCCAACCGGTTCGCCTGCGCGGACGCTCCTATGTCGCCTTCGTGTTCTCGCCGGTCGTGCCGATCGTGGAATGGCTCGCCGAGATCGACGCGACGCTCGCCCGCTCGCCCGGCTTTTTCATCGGCAAGCCTGTGGTGCTCGACCTTGGCGCGGTCGAACTCAGCCGTGCCGCGGTCCAGCACCTGATCCTCAGCCTGGAGAAGCGCAACATCCGCATCCTCGGCGTCGAGGGCGTCGAGCCTGCGGTGCTCAGTTCGACCATGCCGCCGCTTTTGACCGGCGGGCGACATTGCGCGATCCGCGAGGCCGAGCCGGAGAAGCCGGAGCTCAAGCAGCCTCCGAACTCGCTGTTGCTCAACAGCCCGGTCCGTTCCGGCCAGTCCATCTTCTTTCCCGACGGCGACGTCACCATCCTCGGCTCGGTCGGCTCGGGCGCGGAGATCGTGGCCGGCGGCTCCATTCACGTCTACGGGACGCTGCGCGGCCGCGCCATGGCGGGCGTCAACGGCAACGCGTCGGCGCGGATCTACTGCCAGAAGATCGAGGCCGAGCTACTGGCGATCGATGGTTATTACCAGACGGCGGAAGAACTGGATGCAAGCCTGCGCAACCGGCCGGCGCAGGCGTGGCTTGAAGGCGACGTCATGCGGATCACGCCGCTCAACTGA
- a CDS encoding chorismate mutase: MRLVVIAAFVLGAAAAHAEEPSTTRPALWGSPTVDNGACCKTLREVRDNIDRLDREIVRLMAERGRYVHEAARFKENPAQVEAPERAEAVVRKAMTLAEANGLSPKVAEAAYRAMVGAFIEYEQGVFAAATAAGNTPWKKQ, translated from the coding sequence ATGCGATTGGTTGTTATCGCGGCTTTCGTGCTGGGTGCAGCGGCGGCACATGCCGAGGAGCCGTCGACGACGCGGCCCGCGCTATGGGGCAGCCCGACCGTCGACAACGGCGCCTGCTGCAAGACGCTCCGCGAGGTGCGCGACAATATCGACCGGCTCGACCGCGAGATCGTGCGGCTGATGGCAGAGCGTGGCCGCTATGTGCACGAGGCCGCGCGCTTCAAGGAAAATCCGGCACAGGTGGAGGCGCCCGAGCGCGCGGAAGCCGTGGTTCGCAAGGCGATGACGCTCGCCGAAGCGAACGGGCTGTCGCCCAAGGTGGCGGAGGCCGCCTACCGCGCCATGGTCGGCGCCTTCATCGAATACGAGCAGGGCGTGTTCGCCGCCGCGACCGCGGCCGGCAACACGCCATGGAAGAAGCAGTGA
- a CDS encoding nitronate monooxygenase family protein, translated as MSMPALFKGRLSIPVIGAPLFIISVPDLVIAQCKAGVVGAFPALNARPPGLLDEWLARIKQELAAHDKAHPKKPSAPFAVNQIVHKSNNRLEHDLALCEKHKVPMIISSLGAREELNQAVHQWGGIVFHDVINQKFAHKAIEKGADGLILVAAGAGGHAGVISPLAFVAETRAWFDGPIALSGAIGNGRAIRAARILGADFAYIGSAFIATREANAVDRYKEMITASSAEDIVYSNLFTGVHGNYLKPSIVAAGMNPENLPTSDPSKMSFGTDSSGERAKPKAWKDIWGSGQGVGSVGGIVPAAELIARFKREYDAAVDQPL; from the coding sequence ATGTCCATGCCTGCCTTGTTTAAGGGCCGCCTCTCGATCCCGGTGATCGGCGCGCCATTGTTCATCATCTCGGTGCCCGATCTCGTGATCGCGCAATGCAAGGCCGGCGTCGTCGGCGCCTTTCCGGCGCTGAACGCGCGGCCGCCGGGGCTGCTCGATGAATGGCTGGCGCGGATCAAGCAGGAGCTTGCGGCCCACGACAAGGCGCATCCGAAAAAACCTTCGGCGCCGTTCGCGGTCAACCAGATCGTGCACAAGTCCAACAACCGCCTCGAGCACGACCTTGCGCTTTGCGAGAAGCACAAGGTGCCGATGATCATCTCGTCGCTCGGCGCGCGCGAGGAACTCAACCAGGCCGTCCATCAATGGGGCGGCATCGTCTTTCACGACGTGATCAACCAGAAGTTCGCGCACAAGGCGATCGAGAAGGGCGCCGACGGGCTGATCCTGGTGGCGGCCGGCGCCGGCGGCCATGCCGGCGTGATCTCGCCGCTCGCCTTCGTCGCCGAGACGCGCGCCTGGTTCGACGGACCGATCGCGCTGTCGGGCGCGATCGGCAACGGCCGCGCGATCCGCGCCGCGCGCATCCTCGGCGCCGACTTCGCCTATATCGGCTCGGCCTTCATCGCGACCAGGGAGGCCAACGCGGTCGATCGCTACAAGGAGATGATCACGGCCTCGTCGGCCGAGGACATCGTCTACTCAAATCTCTTCACCGGCGTGCACGGCAACTACCTGAAGCCGTCGATCGTGGCCGCCGGCATGAATCCGGAAAACCTGCCGACCTCGGATCCCTCGAAGATGAGCTTCGGCACCGATTCGTCCGGCGAGCGCGCCAAGCCGAAAGCCTGGAAGGACATCTGGGGAAGCGGGCAGGGCGTCGGCAGCGTCGGCGGAATCGTGCCGGCCGCCGAGCTGATCGCGCGCTTCAAGCGCGAATATGACGCGGCCGTCGATCAGCCGCTGTGA
- the rnk gene encoding nucleoside diphosphate kinase regulator has product MSKNGHAANHEPVLPPIIVTSDDARRLSALANSSMEIFPPVAHFLAREMDRASVAPDDADLAGVVRMGSRVGYRDERTGGVREVVLVYPHEADIDHNRISVLTPVGAALIGLSIGQAIEFQTPDRQMRSVTVLHVSN; this is encoded by the coding sequence ATGAGCAAGAACGGACACGCAGCGAACCACGAGCCGGTGCTGCCACCCATCATTGTCACGAGCGATGACGCGCGCCGCCTCAGCGCGCTGGCCAATTCCAGCATGGAGATTTTCCCGCCCGTCGCCCATTTCCTGGCGCGCGAGATGGATCGTGCGAGCGTGGCGCCTGACGATGCCGACCTTGCCGGCGTCGTTCGCATGGGCTCACGCGTCGGCTATCGCGACGAACGAACCGGCGGCGTCCGCGAGGTCGTGCTGGTCTATCCGCACGAGGCCGACATCGACCACAACCGCATCTCGGTCCTGACCCCGGTCGGTGCCGCGCTGATCGGACTGTCGATCGGCCAGGCCATCGAGTTCCAGACGCCGGACCGCCAGATGCGATCGGTGACAGTCCTGCACGTCTCGAACTGA
- a CDS encoding YqaA family protein, translating to MLKRIYDWCVAAADKPYALWILGAVAFAESSFFPVPPDIMLLPMSLARPKRAWLYASVCTAASVLGGVLGYAIGALLYDSVGHWLITLYGLGDKVEAFRTSYAEWGAWIILLKGLTPIPYKLVTITSGFAGYNIWLFVLFSIITRGGRFFIAAVLLNRYGEWIRVRVEQNLGLAVATLAVVLVGGFVVAFRLI from the coding sequence ATGCTCAAACGGATTTACGACTGGTGTGTGGCCGCCGCGGACAAGCCCTACGCGCTCTGGATCCTCGGAGCCGTGGCTTTCGCGGAAAGCTCGTTCTTTCCGGTGCCCCCCGACATCATGCTGCTGCCGATGTCGCTGGCGCGGCCGAAGCGCGCCTGGCTCTATGCCTCGGTCTGCACCGCGGCGTCCGTGCTGGGCGGCGTGCTCGGCTATGCCATCGGCGCGCTGCTCTATGACTCGGTCGGGCACTGGCTGATCACGCTCTACGGGCTCGGCGACAAGGTCGAGGCGTTCCGCACTTCGTATGCCGAGTGGGGTGCCTGGATCATCCTGCTCAAGGGCCTGACGCCGATCCCCTACAAGCTCGTCACGATCACTTCGGGATTTGCCGGCTATAACATCTGGCTGTTCGTCCTGTTCTCGATCATCACCCGCGGCGGGCGCTTCTTCATCGCCGCGGTGCTGCTCAACCGCTATGGCGAATGGATCCGCGTCAGGGTCGAGCAGAATCTGGGGCTCGCCGTTGCGACGCTCGCCGTCGTGCTGGTGGGCGGCTTCGTCGTTGCCTTTCGACTGATCTAG
- a CDS encoding thioesterase family protein, with protein MESVFRVDGERIIASPAAGGPWDPRMQHGAAPSALVVWAAEALATPVPMRIARLTVDLMRPVPVAPLTWRSEVLREGRKIQLCSVKLLSDDVVVAVATVLKVRAQAVKLPSEVLGPAVTLPGPEHAPEELGHAASSPFVACVSMRAARGHFGVPGPAAIWFRLDRPLIEGFAVSQAVRAAVAADFGNGVAPALDFRKWTFINADLTVSLAREPVGEWILVDAESWIGPDGAGLVMSRLADTRGYFGRAVQSLVIEPR; from the coding sequence ATGGAAAGCGTCTTTCGCGTCGACGGCGAGCGCATCATCGCAAGCCCCGCCGCCGGCGGGCCGTGGGATCCGCGCATGCAGCACGGCGCGGCGCCGTCGGCGCTCGTGGTGTGGGCGGCGGAGGCTCTTGCGACCCCGGTGCCGATGCGGATCGCGCGTCTCACCGTCGACCTCATGCGCCCCGTCCCGGTCGCGCCGCTGACCTGGCGGAGCGAGGTGCTGCGGGAGGGGCGCAAGATCCAGCTTTGCAGCGTTAAGCTCCTTTCCGACGATGTCGTCGTGGCGGTCGCGACCGTACTCAAGGTGCGGGCGCAGGCGGTGAAGCTTCCTTCCGAGGTTTTAGGTCCCGCGGTCACGCTGCCTGGTCCCGAGCACGCGCCCGAAGAGCTCGGCCATGCCGCATCGAGCCCGTTCGTCGCCTGCGTCTCGATGCGGGCGGCGCGCGGCCATTTCGGCGTGCCGGGGCCGGCCGCAATCTGGTTTCGCCTCGATCGCCCGCTGATCGAGGGCTTTGCGGTCTCGCAGGCCGTGCGCGCGGCGGTCGCGGCCGATTTCGGCAATGGCGTCGCCCCGGCGCTCGATTTCAGAAAATGGACCTTCATCAACGCCGACCTCACCGTCAGTCTCGCGCGTGAACCGGTTGGCGAATGGATTCTGGTCGACGCCGAGAGCTGGATCGGGCCCGACGGGGCAGGGCTCGTGATGTCGCGGCTTGCCGACACGCGCGGCTATTTCGGCCGCGCCGTGCAGAGCCTCGTCATCGAGCCGCGATGA
- a CDS encoding ABC transporter substrate-binding protein produces MRGRWAAVLLGAMFATSVGAAPGDNTTVVRDLASRVGPIVGSALACRDIGRPRIQTIADKFQAVIKETATNEAERDTLSRLFDGYVADGRSAVTSGRSDCRTAERQLTDLEQSLAGTAPSLAGVIGPSAATAATAPQAPIPPAATAPVVRGITANEIRFGIAAPFSGPSKELGRQMKLGIDAAFNRVNDAGGIEGRMLRLVSADDGYEPARTLDAMKQLYDKDQVFGFIGNVGTPTAAVALPFALERRTLFFGAFTGANVLRNDPPDRYVFNYRASYAEETAAVVHYLIKIRRLQPRQIAVFAQQDAYGDAGFAGVAKAYRALGLNDSAILRLNYKRNTVDVDEAIAQLKAQKLAVRAVVMVATYRAAAKFIERTKDAYPGMVYTNVSFVGSTSLAEELMLLGPRYASGTIVTQVVPAVGGYSSAVMEYKNALAKYFPGEQADYVSLEGYVAANVLINGLRRAGPQLDTEKLIDVLENTRNLDLGLGTALNFGRGEHQASHKIWGTAIDENGKYQSIDLE; encoded by the coding sequence ATGCGCGGCCGCTGGGCGGCCGTGCTGCTTGGCGCAATGTTCGCCACCAGCGTGGGTGCCGCTCCCGGCGACAACACGACCGTCGTGCGCGACCTCGCGAGCCGGGTCGGGCCGATCGTCGGCTCGGCGCTCGCCTGCCGCGACATCGGGCGGCCGCGCATCCAGACGATCGCGGACAAGTTCCAGGCCGTGATCAAGGAGACCGCCACCAACGAGGCCGAGCGCGACACCCTTTCGCGGCTGTTCGACGGCTACGTCGCCGACGGCCGCAGCGCGGTGACCTCGGGCCGCAGCGATTGCCGCACCGCCGAGCGGCAGCTCACCGACCTCGAGCAGTCGCTGGCCGGGACGGCGCCCTCGCTCGCCGGCGTGATCGGGCCCTCGGCCGCAACAGCCGCCACCGCGCCGCAGGCGCCTATCCCGCCGGCCGCCACCGCGCCCGTCGTGCGCGGCATCACCGCCAACGAAATCCGCTTCGGCATCGCCGCGCCGTTCTCCGGTCCCTCCAAGGAGCTGGGACGGCAGATGAAGCTCGGCATCGACGCCGCCTTCAACCGCGTCAACGATGCCGGCGGCATCGAAGGCCGCATGCTGCGGCTGGTCTCGGCCGACGACGGCTACGAGCCGGCGCGCACGCTCGACGCCATGAAGCAGCTCTACGACAAGGACCAGGTGTTCGGCTTCATCGGCAATGTCGGCACACCGACCGCGGCCGTCGCGCTGCCCTTTGCGCTGGAGCGGCGCACGCTGTTCTTCGGCGCCTTCACCGGCGCCAATGTGCTGCGTAACGATCCGCCGGACCGCTACGTGTTCAACTACCGCGCCAGCTATGCGGAGGAGACCGCGGCCGTCGTGCACTACCTGATCAAGATCAGGCGGCTGCAGCCGCGCCAGATCGCGGTGTTCGCCCAGCAGGACGCCTACGGAGATGCGGGCTTTGCCGGCGTCGCCAAGGCCTATCGCGCGCTCGGCCTCAACGACTCGGCCATCCTGCGGCTGAACTACAAGCGCAACACCGTCGACGTCGACGAGGCGATCGCCCAGCTCAAGGCGCAGAAGCTCGCAGTCCGCGCCGTGGTGATGGTCGCGACCTATCGCGCCGCCGCCAAGTTCATCGAGAGGACCAAGGACGCCTATCCGGGCATGGTCTACACCAACGTCTCGTTCGTCGGCAGCACATCGCTCGCCGAGGAGTTGATGCTGCTCGGGCCGCGTTATGCCAGCGGCACCATCGTGACGCAGGTGGTGCCCGCGGTGGGCGGCTATTCCAGCGCGGTGATGGAATACAAGAACGCGCTCGCCAAGTATTTCCCGGGCGAGCAGGCGGACTACGTGTCGCTCGAGGGCTATGTCGCCGCCAACGTCCTGATCAACGGCTTGCGGCGAGCCGGGCCGCAGCTCGACACCGAAAAGCTGATCGACGTTCTGGAAAACACCCGCAACCTCGATCTGGGCCTCGGCACCGCGCTCAATTTCGGCCGCGGCGAGCACCAGGCCTCGCACAAGATCTGGGGCACCGCGATCGACGAGAACGGAAAATACCAGTCGATCGACCTGGAGTAG
- the minE gene encoding cell division topological specificity factor MinE yields the protein MKLLRFFSGRPASASVARERLQILLAHERGLLGQPDLVLRLREEILAAVSRHVALDPDKVIVRLDRGEHVSTLEVDIEVPNAPALAAAG from the coding sequence ATGAAGCTCTTGCGATTTTTCAGCGGCCGCCCCGCCAGCGCGAGCGTCGCGCGCGAGCGGCTGCAGATCCTGCTCGCGCATGAGCGGGGATTGTTGGGCCAGCCCGACCTCGTGTTGCGGCTGCGGGAAGAAATCCTCGCCGCGGTGTCGCGGCACGTTGCGCTCGATCCCGACAAGGTTATTGTCAGGCTCGACCGCGGCGAGCATGTCTCGACGCTGGAAGTCGACATCGAAGTCCCCAACGCACCGGCGCTCGCGGCGGCCGGTTGA
- a CDS encoding GFA family protein, producing MSRPSLPLTGGCSCGAIRYEVAAFPLLLYACNCTDCQTASGSAFALNMPVATSSLRIVNGEPKAWQHRSPRGVAVVSWFCADCGGRIYGERAGRPEVMNIRAGTLDDTRWLTPVAHMFMKSAQGWVRPADGAESFETGPEDFTPLARKWRALWPEFFPPVA from the coding sequence ATGAGCCGACCTTCGCTTCCCCTGACCGGCGGTTGCTCCTGCGGCGCGATCCGCTACGAGGTCGCGGCGTTTCCGCTCCTGCTCTACGCCTGCAACTGCACCGACTGCCAGACCGCGTCCGGCAGTGCGTTCGCGCTCAACATGCCGGTCGCAACCAGCAGCCTGCGTATCGTCAATGGCGAGCCGAAAGCCTGGCAGCATCGCTCGCCACGCGGCGTCGCCGTGGTGTCGTGGTTCTGCGCCGATTGCGGCGGGCGCATCTATGGCGAGCGCGCGGGCCGGCCCGAAGTGATGAATATCCGCGCCGGCACGCTCGACGACACCAGATGGCTGACGCCGGTCGCGCACATGTTCATGAAGAGCGCGCAGGGCTGGGTTCGGCCGGCCGATGGCGCGGAGAGCTTCGAAACCGGTCCGGAGGATTTCACGCCGCTGGCACGGAAGTGGCGCGCGCTGTGGCCGGAATTCTTTCCGCCCGTTGCATGA
- a CDS encoding ABC transporter substrate-binding protein, which produces MRVKRSLNTRLALAALLGLLGLAFAGRGIAAESARAPVAVELAFDRPLDASMAPFVLAQSRGLFAGEGLAVSNHMAGKSPDAIARVASGASDLALVDINELIRFRDQPNAPPIKAVFMFFNKAPYAFIARKSRGVRALSDLEGKTVGVADSDFSTRMWPALARQNGIAIAKVRLNKISAAVREPILSAGQVDAVSGFSYLAGVNLRDRGVPADDLAVLRYADYGCEAYGFAVIVNPAFAAAKPEAVRGFVRAVIAGVNLTIKEPGRAVDEVVSRMDGGSRELELERLKTVLTDNILTGEVRRNGLGGLDPARLERAIDQIAEDYKFRKRPQASDIFDDSFLPPVGGRLIN; this is translated from the coding sequence ATGCGCGTCAAAAGAAGTCTCAACACCCGCCTCGCTTTGGCTGCGCTGCTCGGCCTGCTCGGGCTGGCCTTTGCCGGCCGGGGCATTGCCGCCGAAAGCGCCAGGGCGCCAGTCGCGGTCGAGCTCGCCTTCGATCGCCCGCTCGACGCCAGCATGGCGCCCTTCGTCTTGGCGCAGAGCCGCGGCCTGTTCGCCGGCGAAGGGCTCGCCGTCTCGAACCACATGGCCGGCAAGTCCCCGGATGCGATCGCGCGCGTCGCTTCCGGCGCAAGCGATCTTGCGCTCGTCGACATCAACGAGTTGATCCGCTTCCGCGACCAGCCCAACGCGCCGCCGATCAAGGCCGTGTTCATGTTTTTCAACAAGGCGCCCTACGCCTTCATCGCCCGCAAGAGCCGCGGCGTGCGGGCGCTCTCCGATCTCGAGGGCAAGACGGTGGGCGTCGCCGACAGCGATTTCTCGACCCGGATGTGGCCGGCGCTGGCGCGGCAGAACGGCATCGCCATCGCCAAGGTCCGGCTGAACAAGATCAGCGCGGCGGTGCGCGAGCCGATCCTCTCCGCCGGCCAGGTCGATGCGGTCTCCGGCTTCTCCTATCTCGCCGGCGTCAATTTGAGGGATCGCGGCGTGCCGGCTGACGACCTCGCGGTGCTGCGCTATGCCGACTATGGCTGCGAGGCCTACGGCTTTGCGGTGATCGTCAATCCGGCTTTCGCCGCCGCCAAGCCCGAGGCGGTGCGCGGCTTCGTGCGCGCGGTGATCGCGGGCGTCAATCTCACCATCAAGGAGCCCGGGCGCGCCGTCGACGAGGTGGTGAGCCGGATGGACGGCGGATCGCGCGAGCTCGAGCTCGAGCGGCTCAAGACCGTGCTCACCGACAACATCCTGACCGGCGAGGTGCGGCGCAACGGGCTCGGCGGCCTCGACCCGGCGCGGCTCGAGCGCGCCATCGACCAGATCGCCGAGGATTACAAGTTCAGGAAGCGCCCGCAGGCATCGGACATATTCGACGATTCCTTCCTGCCGCCGGTCGGCGGCCGCCTGATCAACTGA
- the minD gene encoding septum site-determining protein MinD gives MAKVLVVTSGKGGVGKTTSTAALGAALAQAGKKVVVVDFDVGLRNLDLVLGAERRVVFDLINVVQGVAKLPQALIRDKRLENLWLLPASQTRDKDALTEEGISRVIAELRPNFDYILCDSPAGIERGATLAMRFADEAIIVTNPEVSSVRDSDRIIGMLDSKTVKAERGERVAKHVLITRYDPARAARGEMLSIDDVLEILATPLLGIIPESQDVLRASNVGSPVTLNSPASSPARAYTDATRRLLGETVAMTVPAQRVGLMNRLLGRRAA, from the coding sequence ATGGCCAAAGTGCTGGTTGTGACGTCGGGCAAGGGCGGAGTCGGAAAGACCACTTCCACGGCTGCGCTCGGCGCGGCGCTGGCGCAGGCAGGCAAGAAGGTCGTGGTGGTCGATTTCGATGTCGGCCTGCGCAACCTCGACCTCGTGCTTGGCGCCGAGCGGCGCGTGGTGTTCGACCTGATCAACGTGGTGCAGGGCGTGGCCAAGCTGCCGCAGGCGCTGATCCGCGACAAGCGGCTGGAGAATCTCTGGCTGTTGCCGGCCTCGCAAACCCGCGACAAGGATGCGCTGACCGAGGAGGGCATCAGCCGCGTCATCGCCGAATTGCGCCCGAACTTCGACTACATCCTCTGCGACAGCCCGGCCGGCATCGAGCGCGGCGCCACGCTCGCGATGCGCTTCGCCGACGAGGCCATCATCGTCACCAACCCCGAGGTGTCCTCGGTGCGCGATTCCGATCGCATCATCGGCATGCTCGATTCGAAGACCGTGAAGGCCGAGCGCGGCGAGCGCGTCGCAAAGCACGTCCTGATCACCCGCTACGATCCGGCGCGAGCGGCGCGCGGCGAGATGCTCTCGATCGACGACGTATTGGAAATCCTGGCAACACCCCTGCTCGGCATCATCCCGGAAAGCCAGGACGTGCTGCGCGCCTCCAATGTCGGCTCGCCGGTGACACTCAACAGCCCGGCAAGCTCGCCGGCGCGGGCCTACACCGACGCCACACGCCGCCTGCTCGGCGAAACCGTGGCGATGACCGTGCCGGCCCAGCGGGTCGGCCTGATGAACCGGCTACTGGGTCGGAGGGCTGCATGA